A genomic window from Gallus gallus isolate bGalGal1 chromosome 33, bGalGal1.mat.broiler.GRCg7b, whole genome shotgun sequence includes:
- the LOC121108028 gene encoding olfactory receptor 14J1-like has product MPNSSSISEFLLLALADTRQLQLLHFWLLLGIYLAALLGNGLISTAVACDHRLHTPMYFFLLNLALLDLACISTTLPKAMANALWGTRHISYAGCAAQVFFFVFFLSAEYSLLTMMSYDRYVAICKPLHYGTLMDSRACATMAAAAWGAGLINSLLHTANTFSLPLCQGNAVDQFFCEIPHILKLSCSKSFKSYLREVGFLLFSVCLALVVFVFIVVSYVQIFRAVLRMPSEQGRHKAFSTCLPHLAVVSLFLSTGSFAQMKPFSNSSPFLDLMVSFLYSVFPPTLNPIIYSMRNKEIKHALSKVLQNVHYSSFNKMRICLT; this is encoded by the coding sequence atgcccaacagcagctccatcagcgagttcctcctcctggcgttggcagacacgcggcagctgcagctcctgcacttctggctcttgctgggcatctacctggctgccctcctgggcaacggcctcatcagcacagccgtagcctgcgaccaccgcctgcacacccccatgtacttcttcctcctcaacctcgccctcctcgacctggcctgcatctccaccactctccccaaggccatggccaatgccctctggggcaccaggcacatctcctacgcaggatgtgctgcacaggtctttttctttgtcttcttcctctcagcagaatattcccttctcaccatgatgtcctatgaccgctacgttgccatctgcaagcccctgcactacgggaccttgatggacagcagagcttgtgccaccatggcagcagctgcctggggcgCTGGGCTTATCAAttctctgctgcacactgccaatacattttccctgcctctgtgccaaggcaatgctgtggatcagttcttctgtgaaatcccccacatcctgaagctctcctgctcaaaatccTTCAAATCCTACCTCAGGGAAGTTGGGTTTCTCCTTTTTAGTGTCTGTTTAGCCTTAGTggtttttgtcttcattgttgtgtcctatgtgcagatcttcagggccgtgctgaggatgccctctgagcagggacggcacaaagccttctccacgtgcctccctcacctggccgtcgtctccctgtttctcagcactggctCTTTTGCCCAAATGAAGCCCTTCTCCAACTCCTCCCCATTCCTGGATCTGatggtgtcatttctgtattctgttttcCCTCCAACGCTGAACCCTAtaatctacagcatgaggaacaaggagATCAAGCATGCTCTCAGCAAAGTGTTGCAAAATGTGCACTATTCCAGCTTCAATAAAATGCGCATCTGCCTCACATGA
- the OR14J1L67 gene encoding olfactory receptor 14A16 has product MPNSSSISEFLLLALADTRQLQLLHFWLLLGIYLAALLGNGLISTAVACDHRLHTPMYFFLLNLALLDLGCISTTLPKAMANALWHTRHISYAGCAAQIFFFLFFLAAEYSILTIMSYDRYVAICKPLHYGTLLGGRACATMAAAAWGTGILSSVLHTANTFSLPLCQGNAVDQFFCEIPQILKLSCSKSYLREVGLTVINALLFFGCFAFILFSYVQIFRAVLRIPSEQGRHKAFSTCLPHLAVVSLFVSTATFAYLKPPSLSSPSLDLMVAVLYTVVPPVMNPIIYSMRNQEIKQALRTLFGDKLLWHQ; this is encoded by the coding sequence atgcccaacagcagctccatcagcgagttcctcctcctggcgttggcagacacgcggcagctgcagctcctgcacttctggctcttgctgggcatctacctggctgccctcctgggcaacggcctcatcagcacagccgtagcctgcgaccaccgcctgcacacccccatgtacttcttcctcctcaacctcgccctcctcgacctgggctgcatctccaccactctccccaaagccatggccaatgccctctggcacaccaggcacatctcctatgcaggatgtgctgcacagatctttttctttctcttcttcctcgCAGCAGAATATTCaattctcaccatcatgtcctatgaccgctacgttgccatctgcaagcccctgcactacgggaccctgctgggcggcagagcttgtgccaccatggcagcagctgcctggggcacggGGATCCTTAGTTCCGTGCTGCACACTGCTAAcacattttcactgcctctgtgccaaggcaatgctgtggatcagttcttctgtgaaatcccccagatcctcaagctctcctgctcaaaatcATATCTCAGGGAAGTTGGGCTTACTGTGATCAACGCCCTTTTGTTCTttgggtgttttgctttcattcttttctcctatgtgcagatcttcagggctgtgctgcggataccctctgagcagggacggcacaaagccttctccacgtgcctccctcacctggctgtggtctccctctttgtcagcactgccacatttgcctacctgaagcccccatcactttcctccccatccctggacctgaTGGTGGCAGTGTTATACACGGTGGTGCCTCCAGTCATGAACCCcatcatctacagcatgaggaaccaggagatcAAGCAAGCTCTCAGGACACTATTTGGAGATAAATTGCTTTGGCACCAGTAA
- the LOC121107949 gene encoding olfactory receptor 14A16-like isoform X1, which yields MPNSSSISEFLLLALADTRQLQLLHFWLLLGIYLAALLGNGLISTAVACDHRLHTPMYFFLLNLALLDLGCISTTLPKAMANALWHTRAISYAGCAAQVFFLLFLLSAETFLLTIMSYDRYVAICKPLHYGTLMDSRACSTMAAAAWGSGLLYSLLHTATTFSMCLCHGNAVDQFFCEIAQILKLSCSKSDYLREVGIIYFSLCLIFGCFVFIVVSYMQIFRAVLRMPSEQGQHKAFSTCLPHLAVLSLLVSTGFFAYLKPSSISSPSLDLLVSFLYSVVPPAVNPLIYGLRNQELKAAVSKTYVFNIHKMHASLTGVSRLL from the coding sequence atgcccaacagcagctccatcagcgagttcctcctcctggcgttggcagacacgcggcagctgcagctcctgcacttctggctcttgctgggcatctacctggctgccctcctgggcaatggcctcatcagcacagccgtagcctgcgaccaccgcctgcacacccccatgtacttcttcctcctcaacctcgccctcctcgacctgggctgcatctccaccactctccccaaagccatggccaatgccctctggcacaccagggccatctcctacgcaggatgtgctgcacaggtcttctttttattattcttacttTCTGCAGAGACTTttcttctcaccatcatgtcctatgaccgctacgttgccatctgcaagcccctgcactacgggaccttgatggacagcagagcttgttccaccatggcagcagctgcctggggctctgGGCTTCTCTATTCTCTGCTGCACACGGCCACTACATTTTCCATGTGTCTCTGCCatggcaatgctgtggatcagttcttctgtgaaattgcccagatcctcaagctctcctgctcaaaatctgactacctcagggaagttgggattatttattttagtctttgtttaatctttggttgttttgtcttcattgttgtgtcatacatgcagatcttcagggccgtgctgaggatgccctctgagcagggacagcacaaagccttctccacgtgcctccctcacctggccgtgctctCCCTCTTAGTCAGCACGGGCTtttttgcctacctgaagccttCCTCtatctcctccccatccctggacctgctggtttcatttctgtactcagtggtgcctccagcagtgaatcCTCTCATCTACGGTTTGAgaaaccaggagctcaaggctgcagtgagcaagACATACGTCTTCAACATCCATAAGATGCATGCTAGTCTCACAGGAGTCTCAAGGTTACTCTGA